A region from the Fundulus heteroclitus isolate FHET01 unplaced genomic scaffold, MU-UCD_Fhet_4.1 scaffold_68, whole genome shotgun sequence genome encodes:
- the LOC118561590 gene encoding protein ANTAGONIST OF LIKE HETEROCHROMATIN PROTEIN 1-like — protein MATAKKRAALAISAILCTESPKKKRRGRIWTKTWLRKRDIYGLSVLQKELEVDDMAGFRELLRMSVEDFSYLLERVTPHIIKKDTHLRKAISPRDRLSVTLRFLATGETFKSLGFQYRIGSTTLSRIVMETCTALTTVLRDVYLKTPSTDSEWTAIARDFEDKWQFPHCLGAIDGKHVFIQPPRNSSEV, from the exons atggcTACTGCAAAGAAACGCGCTGCTTTGGCAATAAGTGCAATTTTGTGTAcagaaagccctaaaaagaaaaggcgaggACGTATTTGGACAAAGACATGGCTGAGGAAACGTGACATCTACGGTCTGTCtgttttacagaaagaacttgaG GTAGATGATATGGCGGGATTTCGGGAGCTTCTGCGGATGTCGGTTGAAGACTTTTCTTATCTCCTGGAGAGGGTGACACCACACATAATAAAGAAAGACACACACCTAAGAAAAGCCATCAGCCCCAGGGACAGGCTCTCTGTGACCTTACGCTTTCTGGCAACAG GCGAGACCTTCAAGTCATTAGGTTTTCAATACAGGATTGGAAGCACAACACTGAGTCGGATAGTGATGGAAACGTGCACAGCCCTCACTACAGTGCTGCGTGATGTTTACTTGAAG ACACCATCAACTGACTCTGAGTGGACGGCCATTGCCAGAGACTTTGAAGACAAATGGCAGTTTCCACACTGCTTAGGAGCAATAGATGGGAAACATGTATTCATTCAACCCCCTCGCAACAGTT CAGAGGTCTGA